The following nucleotide sequence is from uncultured Erythrobacter sp..
TGCGATCACGATAAGCGTACTGGCCGGCCTTTTCGACCGCCTGGCGCGCAACGCGGATGGTGTTCTTGCGACGACCGCGATAGCCCTTGGCTTGCTCGAGTAGCCGCTTGTGCTTTTGGCGCGTGGTGACGCCGCGTTTGATGCGTGGCATTTTCGTATATCCTTATTTCGTCAGGGAGCAGGCCAAAGCCCGTTCAACCATCGAATCAAGACAGCCCGTAGGGCGCCCATTTCTTGACTGTGCGCGCATCAGGGTCGGAAGCGACCGAGGTGCCACGGTTCTGGCGGATATACTTTGCATTGTGGCTGATCAGACGGTGACGCTTGCCAGCGACGCCGTGCTTGACCTTGCCGGTTGCGGTGATTTTGAAGCGCTTCTTCACACCGCTTTTGGTCTTAAGCTTGGGCATTTTCATCTCCTTGGTCAGAGACACGCTTGGCCAGCCCTGGCAGCCCTTTCAGCCAGGCCGGTCGCTTGATTCGTGTCGTTGAAGGATGCGCACTTAGCGAATTGGGGCGCGGATGCAAGTGATTCGGGTGCGTGGGAATCGCTTGCCTCTTAGTACGAGGCAGCATTCCAGGCTGCGCATGCGACCGGCTGACGTTGACCATAGACGCGATCGTACGCGTCGAGCGCAAGCAATGAGAGAAAGACATCGCGATTCATTGAATGGTCCCTACTGCAAAACTGTTCTGAGACAGAGAATTGGCGAGCTGATTTTCTGCGTCAATGTGCCTCAATGGATTTCCGTCTAGCATCTTGCCATAGTAGTCGGGCAGCCAACCTAACCGCTGCACAATTCCAATTGTCACCGGTTCACCAGTAAACTCGACACCGATACGCTTGAGGCTCGCACCCTCACCAAATGTTGCGGCGAGATCCTTTGGATCGACCCTTTCGACGCTGGTCGGGTCATCAAGATCAGCAAATGTAACGAGCATCGGATAGTCGCGCGGCCACAGATCACCAGCGCGGCTAGTGCGCATCAAGGCCCGCGCTCGCTCAGGACTGCCTGGCTGTCCGCCCGGCGCACGCCCTTCGATTCCCTTGAACGCATACCAGTTGCCTGCATCGACGCTGCTTTCGCTCCGCAGCAATGCAAACAGCACTTGCCCATCCGGAAGATCGACCGCCACCGCCTCTCCGCGCATCTTGCCATTCAC
It contains:
- the rpmI gene encoding 50S ribosomal protein L35, with the protein product MPKLKTKSGVKKRFKITATGKVKHGVAGKRHRLISHNAKYIRQNRGTSVASDPDARTVKKWAPYGLS